The Alkalihalobacillus sp. TS-13 genomic interval CGTTGCACACGTGGTCCGTTTCTTCCCTGAATATGAGCTGGCGAAAAAACGGGTTGAAGAAGGGGCGATAGGGAAACCTGCAGTGGCTCGTACGTTCCGAGGAGGAATCTTCCCGACAGGCTGGAACGATTGGTATGCTGATTTCAATCAAAGCGGGGGTTTGATCCTCGATATGATTATCCATGATTTCGACTATTTGCGATGGATGTTCGGGGAAGTGGAACGAGTCTATGCCAAAAGCTTGTTAGGAAGGAATATGCTGCGCGTTGATTACGCCTTGGTCACCTTACGCTTCAAAAGCGGTGTCATCGCCCATGTGGAAGGTTCGTGGGCACATGAGGGGTTCACGACGAGATACGAGATTGCAGGTCAGAGTGGAATCATCGACTATGACAGTGCAAAAGAAACACCCCTTGTCATGAAGAGCAAGATTGATGGAAAAGGAAGCGGTGGAGTTGCCGTTCCGGAAAGTCCATTGAAAAAGAACCCCTATCATCTTGAGCTTGAACACTTTTTATCGTGCATCGAACGGAATGTGGAACCGAAAGTCACAGC includes:
- a CDS encoding Gfo/Idh/MocA family protein; its protein translation is MHHVLILGAGTMGKVHAEAYAEMDKVQVVGIVDSDCDKAGKIASPLGAPVFASVDEALSTLDYLTVVDICLPTLVHKEMVFRFAEIGIDIICEKPIARTLEDAREIIEFCEEKDVKLFVAHVVRFFPEYELAKKRVEEGAIGKPAVARTFRGGIFPTGWNDWYADFNQSGGLILDMIIHDFDYLRWMFGEVERVYAKSLLGRNMLRVDYALVTLRFKSGVIAHVEGSWAHEGFTTRYEIAGQSGIIDYDSAKETPLVMKSKIDGKGSGGVAVPESPLKKNPYHLELEHFLSCIERNVEPKVTAEDAYKAVEIAIAALESIQSGKSVVLSSEKVHPRV